The Gammaproteobacteria bacterium genome segment CGCACAAGCTGGCGGAACGCATCACGCTGCACGGTGTGTTTCTCGAAGTCTTGAGCATCGGCGTGCTGCTCACCGGCGACAGCGGCGTCGGCAAGAGCGAGCTGGCGCTGGAATTAATCTCCCGTGGCCATAGGCTGGTGGCGGATGATGCGCCGGAATTCGCGCGTATCGCGCCGGATATCGTCAACGGCAACTGTCCTTCGATCATTCAGGATTTTCTGGAGGTGCGGGGCCTGGGCGTGTTGAATATACGCGCCATGTACGGCGACAGTATCATCAAGAAGGGCAAGTACCTGCGTTTGATCATCGAGCTCAAGCATCTGCGGCAGGGTGACGCGGCGTTCGCGGATCGTCTGCGCGACCAGCAGCATACCCGCAACGTGCTGGGACTGGACATTCCGGTGTTTTCGCTGCCGGTGGCGCCAGGCCGCAACCTGGCGGTGCTGGTCGAAGCGGCCGTGCGCAACCACCTGTTACGGCTCAACGGGTATAATGCTGGCGAAGATCTGGCCGCCAGGCAGCGGCGGCTGATGACCTGATCGCTGACTTGCCGACCACGGCGGGCGCGATTCTTCGCACAACTAACAAGGTCTTGATGAAACTGCTAATCGTCAGCGGGCTATCCGGTTCGGGCAAAACGGTGGCGCTCCATACCCTGGAAGACGAAGATTTCTACTGCATCGATAATCTCCATATGGGCCTCCTGCCCGCGTTTGTCGAGCAGCTTGTGAGTCCCGGTCTGAAGCTCTACGACAAGGCCGCGGTCGGCATCGATGCGCGCAGCGGCGTCGATGATCTCGCGCGCTTTCCCGAGATTGTGGATGCGATCAAGTCCAGCGGGCTGGATGTGGAAGTGATTTTTTTGCAGGCCGCCATCGAGGTGCTCATCTCGCGTTTCAGCGAGACGCGGCGCAGGCACCCGCTCACGCGCAAGGGGATGCCGCTGGTGGAGGCGATACATCTGGAGCGCTCGCTGCTGGAGGCAATCGCGTCGCGAGCCGATCTGAGGATCGACACCACGCGCACGAATGTGCATCAGTTGCGCGCGCTGGTCAGCGAACGGGTGCGTACCAGCGCCAATTCCGCATTGTCGCTGCTGTTCCAGTCGTTCGGCTACAAGCATGGTGTTCCCACTGACTCGGATTTTGTGTTCGACGTGCGCTGCCTGCCCAATCCGCACTGGCAGCCGCAACTGCGTCCGTTGACGGGGCGCGATGCAAGAGTCGTCGAGTTTCTGTGCGGACACGCTGATACGGAGGCAATGTTTCTCGCGCTGCGGGATTTTCTGGCGCGCTGGGTGCCCCGCTTCGAGGCCGACAACCGCAGTTATCTGAGCGTATCGATAGGCTGCACGGGAGGACGTCACCGGTCGGTGTATCTGGTCGAACGCCTGGCTGATAATTTCAAGGAGTCGCGCTATGAAAATATCACGGTGCGCCATCGGGAACTGGACTGACGCTTAATGCGTGCGCCTCCGGATTACCATGCTCGTCGTACTATCCAGTGACTGCCCGGTGATTGTGTACACGGTTCCGGTATCAACATGACGGTAGGTTTGCTCATCATTACGCACGGCGGGGTCGGCGAACAGCTGCTCCAGACGGCGACCTCGGTGCTGGGGTTCTGCCCGCTGCAACCCGCACATCTGGCGGTGTCGCAACGGACCGACCCCGAGAGCGCGCTGCGCGAGGCACGCGAGCTCTGCGAAAATCTGAACTGCGGCGAGGGCGTACTGGTGCTGACCGATATGTACGGCTCCACACCAAGCAACATTGCCAACCGGCTGCTGGATCATCCACAAATTCAGGTCGTCGCCGGCATCAATCTGCCGATGCTGGTGCGTGTGCTGAACTATCCGAGTCTCAATCTTTATGAAATGGTCAACAAGGCGCTGAGCGGGGGGCACGATGGCATCCTGTTTTGTGAGCGCGAGGAAGAGCGACATGATCGCTAAGGAACTCACCATCATAAATAAACTCGGCATGCACGCACGGGCGGCCGCCAAGTTCGTCAATCTGGCGTCGAATTTCGAAAGCGAGGTCGAACTCGCGAAAGGCTCGCGCAAAGTCAACGGCAAAAGCATCATGGGCGTCATGATGCTGGCGGCGGGCAAGGGCAGCACCGTCACCCTGCACGCCGAAGGCAACGACGAAAACGAGGCCGTGCATCAGCTCGAAGCGCTGATCAACCGGCGCTTCGGCGAGGAAGAATAGCCGGCGAAAAAATTGAACGCCTCATTATTTTCAGGTGACCAGGGTGGACGTGTAGGAGCGCACTCATGCGCGCTGCTCATGTCTGACGCCGCACGCGGTTAAAACCGCTCCTACAAACAGGGCGGCGGGCTTTATCCATCCTTACCTGGCTTTCCCCAACGCAAGCACGGCTGATACTCGAAAAACGCACTTCGTTTACGACGGCGCATCTCGCACTCTAACCCACCTTGTTGTCGGCCTCCGCACTCGACTTCGTGGTGTCGCCTGCTACACTGCACGGCGCGAAAATCAGCACCAGAGGGGAACCCGATAATGGCGGAACCAGCGCCAGACAGACAGACAGACGATCATCTGGAGGCTCTGGCCGAGGCCCTGCGCGCGGGTACGCTCAAGCAGGCCCGCGGCATCGTCTCCGCGCTGCATCCGGCTGAGATCGCGCACCTGCTGGAATCGCTGCCGCCTTCGCAGCGCCGCATCGTGTGGGAGATGGTCGATCAGGACGATCACGGCGAGGTGCTGCTGCACGTCG includes the following:
- a CDS encoding HPr family phosphocarrier protein — its product is MIAKELTIINKLGMHARAAAKFVNLASNFESEVELAKGSRKVNGKSIMGVMMLAAGKGSTVTLHAEGNDENEAVHQLEALINRRFGEEE
- the hprK gene encoding HPr(Ser) kinase/phosphatase encodes the protein MTESLTVQTLYDDLLARLRLKWLAGKGGGEREFAQRGNHGLIGHFNLIHANQAQVLGKTELNYLANLRKNWRQDASEQLFENDPVVILLADECSPPEEFVRLADRFNVPLLQSAIPSNDLINDLRYYFTHKLAERITLHGVFLEVLSIGVLLTGDSGVGKSELALELISRGHRLVADDAPEFARIAPDIVNGNCPSIIQDFLEVRGLGVLNIRAMYGDSIIKKGKYLRLIIELKHLRQGDAAFADRLRDQQHTRNVLGLDIPVFSLPVAPGRNLAVLVEAAVRNHLLRLNGYNAGEDLAARQRRLMT
- a CDS encoding PTS fructose transporter subunit IIA — encoded protein: MTVGLLIITHGGVGEQLLQTATSVLGFCPLQPAHLAVSQRTDPESALREARELCENLNCGEGVLVLTDMYGSTPSNIANRLLDHPQIQVVAGINLPMLVRVLNYPSLNLYEMVNKALSGGHDGILFCEREEERHDR
- the rapZ gene encoding RNase adapter RapZ, translating into MKLLIVSGLSGSGKTVALHTLEDEDFYCIDNLHMGLLPAFVEQLVSPGLKLYDKAAVGIDARSGVDDLARFPEIVDAIKSSGLDVEVIFLQAAIEVLISRFSETRRRHPLTRKGMPLVEAIHLERSLLEAIASRADLRIDTTRTNVHQLRALVSERVRTSANSALSLLFQSFGYKHGVPTDSDFVFDVRCLPNPHWQPQLRPLTGRDARVVEFLCGHADTEAMFLALRDFLARWVPRFEADNRSYLSVSIGCTGGRHRSVYLVERLADNFKESRYENITVRHRELD